The Enterobacter mori genomic interval TATCCCCTCCAGCAACGAAAACGATTTTGCCAGCGCAGTGTTTGAAGGCGAGCAGCCGGACCGCATGGCGCTGCGCGAAGGCTGGCGCAGGCTGCTGCCGCAGGCGGTGGCCGACCCGCTGAACCCGCAGAGCTGGCGCGGCGGGCGCGGTCACGCCGTCTCGGCGCTGGAGATGCCGGACGCGCCCGAGCAGCCGGGCTGGGATCGTCCCGATACGCCGTATCAGCCGCCTGTCTGCATTGAGTGGAACAGTGCACGTCTGAACAACCGGCGCCGCGTGTGGATTTTTACCACCGGAGATGACAGCCCCGAGCGCCCGCTGGCGGTGCTGCTCGACGGACAGTTCTGGGCCGAAAGCATGCCCGTCTGGCCTGCGCTGGCGTCGCTGACCCATGACGGCAAACTGCCGCCTGCGGTCTACGTCTTAATTGATGTGATCGACACAGAACATCGCAGCCGGGAACTGCCCTGTAATCCCGATTTCTGGCTGGCGGTGCAGGAAGAACTCCTTCCCCTTGTGAAAAAAACCGCCTCGTTCAGCGACCGCGCCGACCATACCCTGGTGGCGGGCCAGAGCTTCGGCGGGCTCTCTTCCCTCTATGCGGGCCTCAACTGGCCGCAGCGTTTTGGCTGCATCCTCAGCCAGTCCGGATCCTACTGGTGGCCGCACCGCGGCGCGCAGCAGGGCGGGCTGCTCATCGAACAACTCAAAGCGGGTGAAAAAAACGCTCGCGGGCTGCGCATCGTCCTTGAGGCCGGGCGCAACGAGCCGCTTATCTTGCGCGCAAACCAGGCGCTCCTCGCCGAACTACACACTCAGCAGCCGGTTATCTGGCGTCAGGTTGACGGCGGACACGATGCGCTTTGCTGGCGCGGTGGGCTGACGCAGGGGCTAATGACCCTCTGGCAGCCGCTTATTCACTAACGGAGTCTGTATGGAATTCAGCAATCCTTTCGATAATCCGCAGGGACAGTTCGCCATTTTGCAAAACGACCAGGGGCAGTACAGCCTGTGGCCGCAGCAGTGCGAACTGCCCGCAGGCTGGCGCGTTGTCTGCGAGCCGCAGTCCCAGGAGGCGTGCCAGCAGTGGCTTGCCGGGCATTGGCAAACGCTTGTTCCGTCCCATTTTGCGGAGGGAAGCGCATGAACCGTCTTCCTCTCGTCGCCGCCCAGCCGGGTATCTGGATGGCGGAACAGCTTTCCTCCCTGCCAAACGCCTGGAGCGTGGCGCACTATACCGAACTGAAAGGGGTTATCGACGCGCCATTGCTGGCAAAAGCGATAGCGGAAGGCATGATGCAGGCCGATACCCTGAGGATGCGTTTTGCCGAGGAGAACGGCGAGGTGTGGCAGTGGGTGGATGACACCTTCATTCTGCCGGAGCCACCCATCGTTCGCGTTACCTCTCACGATGACGCCGTGGCGCTGATGGAGGCCGATCTTAACCAAAACCTGCGCGTCGACAGCGGGCAGCCGCTGGCGTTTCATCAGCTGATTCAGGTGGGGGAAAGCCACTGGTACTGGTATCAGCGCTATCACCATCTGGTGGTGGATGGCTTCAGTTTCCCGGCCATTACCCGCCACATTGCCGCGATTTACGCCGCGTGGAAGAAGGGTGAAACGACGCCCGCCTCTCCGTTTACGCCGTTTGCCGAGGTGGTGGACGAGTATCAGCGCTATCGTGACAGCGAGGCATACGCGCGCGACGGTGCCTTCTGGGCTGAGCAGCGCAAGCAGCTTCCTTCTCCGGTCTCGCTCTCTTCCGCGCCGCTGCCGGGACGCGCCGCCACCACCGACATTCTGCGCCTGAAAATTGCAATGGACGGTCGCGCCTTTAGCCAGCTTGCTCAGGCGGCTGGGCAGGCGCAGCGCACCGATCTGGCCCTTGCGCTGGTGGCGCTGTGGCTGGGGCGCCTCACCGGACGGCTGGACTACGCCGCCGGGTTTATCTTTATGCGCCGCATGGGCTCTGCGGCGCTCACCGCGACCGGGCCGGTGCTCAACGTCCTGCCGCTGGCGGTGAATATCAACGCGCAGGAGAGCCTGCCGGCGCTGGCGCTGCGCCTGGCGAACCAGTTGAAAAAAATGCGCCGCCACCAGCGCTACGACGCCGAGCAGATCGTGCGCGACAGCGGGCGTGCCGCAGGCGACGAAGCGCTGTTTGGCCCGGTGCTGAACGTTAAGGTCTTCGATTATCAGCTGGATATCGACGGCGTGGTGGCCATTACCCACACGCTGGCGACCGGCCCGGTGAACGATCTGGAGCTGGCGCTGTTCCCGGACGAACAGGGTGGACTAAGTATTGAAATCCTCGCCAACAAGCAGCGTTACGCTGAGGCGACGCTGAAGCGTCACGTGGCGCGCCTGAACGCGATGCTGGTGCAGTTTGCCGCCAACCCGGACCTGCGCTGCGGCGAAGTGGAAACCGTTTCAGAGCAGGAATATCAGCAGCTGGCCCGTATCAACGATACCGGGCTGGCGCTGCCGTCCACCACGCTGGCGGATCTGGTGGCAGTGCAGGCAAGCAAAACGCCGGACGCCCCCGCGCTGGCGGACGCGCATATTGAACTCAGCTATCGCCAGATGCGCGAGCAGGTCGTCGCGCTGGCACATCAGTTGCGCGCGCGTGGCGTGAAGCCGGGCGACAGCGTGGCGGTGGCACTCCCGCGCTCGGTGTTCCTGACGCTGGCGCTGCACGGCATCGTCGAGGCCGGTGCCGCGTGGCTGCCGCTGGATACCGGCTACCCGGACGATCGCCTGCGGATGATGCTGGAGGACGCGAAGCCGTCCCTGCTCATTACCACCGACGAGCAGCTCCCGCGCTTTAACGATCTGCCAATTACTGCGTTTAGTTACAACACACTATTACCGGCCACCGATGCTGAACCTCTGCGGCTGGCGAAGCCGGAGCAGACCGCGTACATCATCTTTACCTCCGGTTCGACGGGCCGTCCGAAAGGGGTCATGGTCGGCCATACCGCCATCGTTAACCGCCTGAAGTGGATGCAGGATCATTATCCACTGGCGGCGCATGACGTGGTGGCGCAGAAAACGCCGTGCAGCTTTGACGTGTCGGTGTGGGAGTTCTGGTGGCCGTTTATCGCCGGGGCGAAGCTGGTGATGGCCGAGCCGGACGCGCACCGCGATCCGCAGGCGATGCAGAGCTTCTTCGCGCGGTACGGCGTGACCACCACCCACTTCGTGCCGTCGATGCTGGCGGCTTTTGTCGCCTCGCTGAAGCCGGAAAACGTTGCGTGCTGCAAAACGCTTAAGCAGGTGTTCTGCAGCGGTGAAGCGCTGCCGACCGAACTGTGCCGCGAGTGGGAACAGCTCACCCGTGCGCCGCTGCATAACCTCTATGGCCCAACGGAAGCGGCGGTGGACGTGAGCTGGTATCCAGCGTTTGGCCCCGAGCTGGCAGCGGTTGCAGGCAACAGCGTGCCAATTGGCTTCCCGGTGTGGAACACGGGGCTGCGCATTCTGGACGCGATGATGCGCCCGGTGCCGTTCGGCGTGGCGGGGGACCTTTATCTCACCGGCATTCAGCTGGCGCAGGGGTATCTGGGACGACCGGATCTCACCGCCAGCCGCTTTATTGCCGACCCGTTCGCCCCAGGTGAGCGGATGTATCGCACCGGGGATGTGGCCCGCTGGCTTGACAACGGCGCGGTGGAATATCTGGGCCGCAGCGACGATCAGCTGAAAATTCGCGGCCAGCGCATCGAGCTGGGCGAGATCGACCGGGCGATGCTGTCGCTGCCGGACGTAGCCCAGGCCGTGGCGCATGCCTGCGTGTTCAACCAGGCGGCGGCAACCGGCGGTGATGCTCGCCAGCTGGTGGGCTACGTGGTTTCCGAATCCGGCTTACCGCTGGATCGCGACGCGCTGCTTGCTTCACTCAAAGCCCAGCTGCCGCCGCATATGGTGCCGGTAGTGCTGCTGCAAATCAGCGCGCTGCCGTTAAGCGCGAACGGCAAGCTGGATCGCAAGGCGCTGCCGCTGCCGGAGCTGACGAGTAACACCTCCGGGCGCGCGCCGGAGAGCGAAACCGAAGTCGCCGTCGCGCAGGCGTTTTCCGCCCTGCTGGGCTGCGAGGTCAATGATATCGAAGCCGATTTCTTTGCCCTCGGTGGACACTCGCTGCTGGCAATGCGTCTGGCGGCGCAGCTTAGCCGCGCGTTCAACCGCAAGGTCACGCCGGGGCAGATTATGGTCGCCTCGACGGTGAGCAAGCTTAGCGCACTGCTGGATTCGCAGATGAGCGACGAGCAGGCGCAGCGTCTGGGGTATGAAACCCTTTTGCCGCTGCGCGAAAGCAACGGCCCGACGCTGTTCTGCTTCCATCCGGCGTCCGGCTTTGCCTGGCAGTTTAGCGTGCTGGCGCGCTACCTCAGCCCGCGCTGGGCAATAACCGGTATTCAGTCTCCCCGACCTGAGGGGCCGATGCAGCAGTGTGCGGATCTGGATGGAGTCATTGAGCACCATCTGAATACGTTGCGCGTACAACAGCCGAAGGGCCCGTATTATCTGTTCGGCTATTCCCTCGGCGGCACGCTGGCGCAGGGAATTGCCGCCCGTCTGTGCGAGCTGGGTGAAGAGGTGGCCTTCCTCGGCCTGCTGGATACCTGGCCGCCGGAAACCCAGAACTGGGCGGAGAAAGAGGCTAACGGCCTCGACCCGGAGGTGCTGGCAGAAATCGAGCGCGAGCGTCAGGCCTTTATCGCGGCGCAGCAGGGGCAGGGCTCCAGCGAGCTGTTTAACGCTATTGAAGGCAACTACGCCGACGCGGTGCGTCTGCTGACCACGGCGCACAGCGCGCGGTTTGACGGCAAAGCGACGCTGTTTGTCGCCGAGCGCACGCGAACGATGGATCCGCAGGTCGCGTGGGCACCTTGGGTTGGGGAACTGGAGGTGTACAGCCAGGACTGCGCCCACGTGGATATCATTTCACCGCAGGCGTTTGAGAAGATAGGGCCGGTATTGAAGGAGATATTGGGATAACGTCAACAGCCCCTCACCCTAGCCCTCTCCCCATAGGGGAGAGGGTGTAATCGTCCCCTCTCCCCTATGGGGAGAGGGTCAGGGTGAGGGGTCATCAGACCGCACGTTTCCCCAGTGGCACCACCAGCGGCGTACCCGCCACCGGATCGTCAATAATCATGCAGCGCATGCCGTAGATCCGCGCGATCAGCTCCGGCGTCACAATCTCTTTCGGCGCGCCCTGCGCCACAATCTCACCGTTCCGCAAGGCAATCAGGTGCGTGGCGTAGCGGCAGGCCTGGTTTAAATCATGCAGCACCGCCGCCAGGGTGTACCCCTGCGTGCGGTTCAGCTCGCTCAGCAGCTCCAGCAGGTCAATCTGATGGCTGATATCCAGCCAGGTCGTCGGCTCGTCCAGCAGCATGATGGAGGTCTCCTGTGCCAGCACCATCGCGATCCACGCGCGCTGACGCTGCCCGCCGGAAAGGGTATCCACGCTTTGTTGGGCGAGATCGGTAATCCCCGTCGCCTGCATCGCGCGACTGACCGCCTCGTCATCTTCCTTGCGCCAGCGGGTGAACAGCGGCTGGTGCGGGTAGCGCCCACGCGAGACCAGTTCCTGCACCGTGATGTCCCCCGGCGTGGTGGCGTTCTGCGCCAGCAGACCGATGCGCCGCGCTACCTCTTTGCTGGCGAAACGCTGGATCTGCTCGCCGTCGAGAAACACGCTGCCCTCTGTCGGCGTCATCAGGCGGCTCAGGGTGCGCAGCAATGTCGATTTGCCGCAGCCGTTCGGGCCGATAATCGCTGTGAAGTGGCCGTCCGGAATGGCGACGGTTAAATCATGGGCAATGATTTTTTTCCCGTAACCGAGGGTTAAGTTTTCGCCGCGCAAGCGGGTGGTTGAATCTGTCATTTCTTGCGTGACTCCTGAACGAGCAAGACGATGAGGTAAATCCCGCCGAGGCTGACGGTCACCACGCCCACCGGAAGTTGATAAGGCATAAACAGCTGTTGGGCGCAGAGGTCGGCAGCCAGCAGTAGCAACGAGCCGCACAGCGCCGCCTGGGTTAAGCCCCAGCGTGCCGTACCACTCATACGCCGTGCGATATGCGGCGCGACAAGAGCGATAAATGAGATTGGCCCGGCAATCGCGGTGGCAGCAGCCGTCAGTAATACGGCAACCAGCATCAGCATCAGGCGCGAGCGCTCAACGCCCACGCCCAGCGCGCAGGCACTGTCGTCGCCCATCTCCAGCAGGCGCATGCGGCGAACCAGCAGCAGCGCACCGATGAACATCAGCAAAATCAGCGGCGCGGCGGGCCAGGTTTTGCCCCACGTCAGGCCGTTGAGGGAACCGGCGTACCACAGCCCGGCGGAGAGCGCAGTTTCCAGCGAGGCCTGCAGTAAAAGCCAGGTGTTAAAGGCCATCAGCATGGCGCGGATGCCAATCCCGATGATGATCAGGCGGAAGGTGTCGATGCCGTTGCGCCAGGCCAGCGCCCAGATCAGTAAGGACGTTAAAATGCCGCCCGCCATCGCCGTAAAGGTAATCGCCGTCAGGTGCTGACCGAACAGCACCATCGCCACCAGTACGCCGCTCCAGGCCCCGGTATTGAGGCCCATCACGTCCGGGCTGCCGAGCGGGTTGCGCATCAGTGACTGGAAAATTGCGCCGCTTACGCCGAGCGCCGCGCCCACCAGGATCGCCATCGCCACGCGCGGCAGTCGCCACTCCGTCACCACCAGGGTGATGTTGCGCGGCGCGCTGCCGAGCAGGGCGTTAAACACCTGCGCAAAATCAAGCGTCACCGCGCCGCTGCGCAGGCTCCAGACCGCCAGCAGCACAATGGCGATAAGCAGCAGCGAGACGCTGGTGACTAAACGACGGGACGGGGCCATCATGCGCCACCTCCGCGTTTACGGCGTACCAGGAAGATCAGCACCGGCGCGCCGATAAAGGCGCTGACCACCGAGACGCGCAGTTCACCCGGTACCAGAAGACGACCGAGAACATCGGCAAACAGCAGCAGGGCAGGCGTCGCCAGCAGCGTAACGGGCAGCGACCAGCGGTGATCCGCTCCCACCAGCCAGCGCGCCATGTGCGGCATCATCAGGCCGATAAAGGCAATCGGACCGACCACCGCCGTCGCGCTGCCGCACAGCACGGTGATGGCAAGCAGACCCGTCAGCTGGGTGCGCGCCACGCGATTGCCGAGCGCGGTCGCGGTGTCGCTGCCGAGGCTCAGGCTGTTCAGCGCCCGACTTAAAAACAGCGCCACGGCAGCAGCGATAATGACCGGGATCGTCACCACTTTTAGGGTTTCAAGGGTACGGATATCCAGCGAGCCTGCCTGCCAGAAGCGTAGCTGGTCGTAAACGTCCGGGTTAAGCAGGGCGATGCCGTTGGACAAGCCTTCCAGCA includes:
- the fes gene encoding enterochelin esterase; protein product: MTALTTGSEAWWQSKNGPEWERLKASYRVTFWWRDPAGTQKTSTVKRVWLYITGVTDHHQNARPQSLERIPDTDVWQWQGEFSPEWRGSYCFIPSSNENDFASAVFEGEQPDRMALREGWRRLLPQAVADPLNPQSWRGGRGHAVSALEMPDAPEQPGWDRPDTPYQPPVCIEWNSARLNNRRRVWIFTTGDDSPERPLAVLLDGQFWAESMPVWPALASLTHDGKLPPAVYVLIDVIDTEHRSRELPCNPDFWLAVQEELLPLVKKTASFSDRADHTLVAGQSFGGLSSLYAGLNWPQRFGCILSQSGSYWWPHRGAQQGGLLIEQLKAGEKNARGLRIVLEAGRNEPLILRANQALLAELHTQQPVIWRQVDGGHDALCWRGGLTQGLMTLWQPLIH
- a CDS encoding MbtH family protein; translation: MEFSNPFDNPQGQFAILQNDQGQYSLWPQQCELPAGWRVVCEPQSQEACQQWLAGHWQTLVPSHFAEGSA
- the entF gene encoding enterobactin non-ribosomal peptide synthetase EntF: MNRLPLVAAQPGIWMAEQLSSLPNAWSVAHYTELKGVIDAPLLAKAIAEGMMQADTLRMRFAEENGEVWQWVDDTFILPEPPIVRVTSHDDAVALMEADLNQNLRVDSGQPLAFHQLIQVGESHWYWYQRYHHLVVDGFSFPAITRHIAAIYAAWKKGETTPASPFTPFAEVVDEYQRYRDSEAYARDGAFWAEQRKQLPSPVSLSSAPLPGRAATTDILRLKIAMDGRAFSQLAQAAGQAQRTDLALALVALWLGRLTGRLDYAAGFIFMRRMGSAALTATGPVLNVLPLAVNINAQESLPALALRLANQLKKMRRHQRYDAEQIVRDSGRAAGDEALFGPVLNVKVFDYQLDIDGVVAITHTLATGPVNDLELALFPDEQGGLSIEILANKQRYAEATLKRHVARLNAMLVQFAANPDLRCGEVETVSEQEYQQLARINDTGLALPSTTLADLVAVQASKTPDAPALADAHIELSYRQMREQVVALAHQLRARGVKPGDSVAVALPRSVFLTLALHGIVEAGAAWLPLDTGYPDDRLRMMLEDAKPSLLITTDEQLPRFNDLPITAFSYNTLLPATDAEPLRLAKPEQTAYIIFTSGSTGRPKGVMVGHTAIVNRLKWMQDHYPLAAHDVVAQKTPCSFDVSVWEFWWPFIAGAKLVMAEPDAHRDPQAMQSFFARYGVTTTHFVPSMLAAFVASLKPENVACCKTLKQVFCSGEALPTELCREWEQLTRAPLHNLYGPTEAAVDVSWYPAFGPELAAVAGNSVPIGFPVWNTGLRILDAMMRPVPFGVAGDLYLTGIQLAQGYLGRPDLTASRFIADPFAPGERMYRTGDVARWLDNGAVEYLGRSDDQLKIRGQRIELGEIDRAMLSLPDVAQAVAHACVFNQAAATGGDARQLVGYVVSESGLPLDRDALLASLKAQLPPHMVPVVLLQISALPLSANGKLDRKALPLPELTSNTSGRAPESETEVAVAQAFSALLGCEVNDIEADFFALGGHSLLAMRLAAQLSRAFNRKVTPGQIMVASTVSKLSALLDSQMSDEQAQRLGYETLLPLRESNGPTLFCFHPASGFAWQFSVLARYLSPRWAITGIQSPRPEGPMQQCADLDGVIEHHLNTLRVQQPKGPYYLFGYSLGGTLAQGIAARLCELGEEVAFLGLLDTWPPETQNWAEKEANGLDPEVLAEIERERQAFIAAQQGQGSSELFNAIEGNYADAVRLLTTAHSARFDGKATLFVAERTRTMDPQVAWAPWVGELEVYSQDCAHVDIISPQAFEKIGPVLKEILG
- the fepC gene encoding iron-enterobactin ABC transporter ATP-binding protein, whose translation is MTDSTTRLRGENLTLGYGKKIIAHDLTVAIPDGHFTAIIGPNGCGKSTLLRTLSRLMTPTEGSVFLDGEQIQRFASKEVARRIGLLAQNATTPGDITVQELVSRGRYPHQPLFTRWRKEDDEAVSRAMQATGITDLAQQSVDTLSGGQRQRAWIAMVLAQETSIMLLDEPTTWLDISHQIDLLELLSELNRTQGYTLAAVLHDLNQACRYATHLIALRNGEIVAQGAPKEIVTPELIARIYGMRCMIIDDPVAGTPLVVPLGKRAV
- the fepG gene encoding iron-enterobactin ABC transporter permease; the encoded protein is MAPSRRLVTSVSLLLIAIVLLAVWSLRSGAVTLDFAQVFNALLGSAPRNITLVVTEWRLPRVAMAILVGAALGVSGAIFQSLMRNPLGSPDVMGLNTGAWSGVLVAMVLFGQHLTAITFTAMAGGILTSLLIWALAWRNGIDTFRLIIIGIGIRAMLMAFNTWLLLQASLETALSAGLWYAGSLNGLTWGKTWPAAPLILLMFIGALLLVRRMRLLEMGDDSACALGVGVERSRLMLMLVAVLLTAAATAIAGPISFIALVAPHIARRMSGTARWGLTQAALCGSLLLLAADLCAQQLFMPYQLPVGVVTVSLGGIYLIVLLVQESRKK
- the fepD gene encoding Fe(3+)-siderophore ABC transporter permease, with the translated sequence MSFSSSAVRAVAVPVLLLLLSIAIALSLLVGAKPLPASVIVDALSGTCQSADCVIVLDARLPRTLAGLLAGGALGLAGALMQTLTRNPLADPGILGVNSGASFAIVLGAALFGLTSPSEQLVMAFCGALAASLVVAFTGSQGGGQLSPVRLTLAGVALAAVLEGLSNGIALLNPDVYDQLRFWQAGSLDIRTLETLKVVTIPVIIAAAVALFLSRALNSLSLGSDTATALGNRVARTQLTGLLAITVLCGSATAVVGPIAFIGLMMPHMARWLVGADHRWSLPVTLLATPALLLFADVLGRLLVPGELRVSVVSAFIGAPVLIFLVRRKRGGGA